Proteins found in one Balearica regulorum gibbericeps isolate bBalReg1 chromosome 17, bBalReg1.pri, whole genome shotgun sequence genomic segment:
- the LOC104639475 gene encoding T-box-containing protein TBX6L — MQKNLPFKQKLCVADNASPRAPASAELMLLRVPQVEQTYQYLIQTAGQCYYRFLSLPVEVKAPCEALPSPSLEPYPQSSIVVTLEDMGLWMKFHQIGTEMIITKSGRRMFPQCKIKVSGLIPYAKYLMLVDFVPMDNFRYKWNKDQWEVAGKAEPQLPCRTYVHPDSPAPGSHWMKEPVSFQKLKLTNNTLDQHGHIILHSMHRYKPRFHIVQADDLFSVRWSIFQVFSFPETVFTSVTAYQNEQITKLKIDNNPFAKGFREHGKNTRREGRAKCQKPSPAKGQKRKLPEEKESGAEERDFEKEENVDVKEESNPVVVSSGYPFWVSEQNGSHAFPAASPVPADQREGLAREQQVPTPSYQTYRFHETGDSQQLPARDATALNDFRARCHPLDLATVPEHDSKQLPEGFANLPPLPPPLPPPQDYTGVVNMALDSVGKPGARAPMYSPYGTEQGLGQWMVPSHSQYRAMSYSAFSTEYNTQGAPGHAHGTVAEWSQYPLFPYACW; from the exons TTACCGTTTTCTCTCTCTCCCGGTAGAGGTGAAAGCGCCATGTGAGGCACTTCCTTCCCCCAGCCTGGAGCCCTACCCCCAGAGCTCCATCGTGGTCACCCTTGAGGACATGGGTCTCTGGATGAAGTTTCATCAGATTGGAACAGAGATGATCATCACCAAATCCGGCAG aCGAATGTTTCCACAATGTAAAATCAAAGTCTCCGGCTTAATCCCATATGCCAAGTACCTCATGCTGGTAGATTTTGTGCCAATGGACAACTTCAGATACAAG TGGAATAAAGATCAGTGGGAAgttgctggaaaagcagagccCCAGCTCCCTTGTCGCACCTATGTCCACCCAGAttccccagctcctggcagccACTGGATGAAAGAACCTGTCTCCTTCCAAAAACTGAAGCTCACCAACAACACCCTGGATCAACACGGGCAC ATAATCCTCCACTCCATGCACCGTTACAAGCCTCGCTTCCACATTGTGCAGGCAGATGACCTCTTCAGTGTCCGCTGGAGCATCTTTCAAGTCTTCAGCTTCCCTGAGACTGTCTTCACGTCTGTTACTGCCTACCAGAATGAGCAG attacaAAGCTCAAGATTGACAACAATCCATTTGCTAAAGGTTTCCGTGAGCATGGGAAGAACACTCGAAG GGAAGGACGAGCCAAATGCCAGAAGCCTAGTCCAGCCAAGGGCCAGAAGAGGAAGCTGCCTGAGGAAAAGGAGTCCGGTGCTGAGGAACGTG ATTTTGAGAAAGAGGAGAATGTAGATGTGAAGGAAGAGAGTAACCCCGTTGTGGTCAGCAGCGGATACCCCTTCTGGGTCTCGGAGCAGAATGGCAGCCATGCCTTCCCTGCAGCATCGCCGGTGCCAGCTGACCAGAGGGAGGGTCTGGCAAGAGAGCAGCAAGTGCCTACGCCGTCCTACCAGACATATAG GTTCCACGAAACTGGGGACAGCCAGCAGCTTCCTGCCCGCGACGCCACGGCCTTGAACGATTTCCGGGCAAGGTGCCACCCCCTGGATCTTGCTACAGTGCCCGAGCACGACTCCAAACAGCTCCCAGAGGGCTTCGCCAACCTGCCTCCGCTCCCCCcgcctctgcctcctccccaggaCTACACAGGAGTGGTGAACATGGCTTTAGACTCTGTTGGGAAACCTGGGGCCCGAGCACCCATGTACAGTCCGTATGGCACCGAGCAAGGCCTTGGCCAGTGGATGGTGCCTTCCCACAGCCAGTACAGGGCAATGAGCTACTCAGCCTTCTCCACAGAGTACAATACACAGGGGGCTCCGGGACATGCCCATGGGACCGTGGCAGAGTGGAGCCAGTACCCTCTGTTCCCCTATGCCTGCTGGTGA